The following proteins are encoded in a genomic region of Streptomyces collinus Tu 365:
- a CDS encoding DUF6986 family protein, with the protein MGQQEKVATSLAGAVSEEISASLAPVDAELERRYPGDPGSRQPVHTVYVPGDAFAADTIRTWGDRALAALDEHAPDAAAFAAVLGLSDELAEPVHSRVRAKLEREPIEDLRVDFEDGYGPRPDAEEDEAAARAARLIAEAYRVGTAAPYMGIRMKCMEAAVRDRGIRTLDVFLTGLIEAGGLPDGLVLTLPKVTYAEQVTAFARLLEAFEKVHGLEPGRLGFEIQIETSQSILATDGTATVARMIQAAEGRATGLHYGTFDYSACLGVSAAYQAGDHPAADHAKAVMQVAAAGTGVRVSDGSTNVLPVGPTAKVHDAWRLHHGLTRRALARAYYQGWDMHPGHLPTRYAAVFAFYREGFEQAAARLARYANRTGGDVMDEPATAKALSGYLLRGLDCGALDIAEVARLTGLTRTDLEGYAAPRRGDLTVSGK; encoded by the coding sequence ATGGGTCAGCAGGAGAAGGTGGCGACGAGCCTCGCGGGCGCCGTCAGCGAGGAGATCAGCGCCTCCCTCGCGCCGGTCGACGCGGAACTGGAGCGCCGCTACCCCGGAGACCCCGGCTCCCGCCAGCCCGTCCACACCGTGTACGTCCCCGGCGACGCCTTCGCCGCCGACACCATCCGGACCTGGGGCGACCGGGCGCTCGCGGCCCTCGACGAACACGCCCCGGACGCTGCCGCGTTCGCGGCCGTCCTCGGCCTCTCCGACGAACTCGCCGAGCCCGTCCACTCCCGCGTCCGCGCCAAGCTGGAGCGCGAGCCGATCGAGGACCTGCGCGTCGACTTCGAGGACGGCTACGGCCCCCGCCCGGACGCCGAGGAGGACGAGGCGGCCGCACGGGCGGCCCGGCTGATCGCCGAGGCGTACCGGGTCGGGACCGCCGCCCCCTACATGGGCATCCGGATGAAGTGCATGGAGGCGGCGGTCCGCGACCGGGGCATCCGCACCCTCGACGTCTTCCTCACCGGCCTGATCGAGGCGGGCGGCCTGCCCGACGGCCTCGTACTGACCCTGCCGAAGGTGACGTACGCCGAACAGGTCACGGCGTTCGCGCGGCTGCTGGAGGCGTTCGAGAAGGTCCACGGTCTGGAGCCGGGCCGGCTGGGCTTCGAGATCCAGATCGAGACCAGTCAGTCCATCCTGGCCACCGACGGCACCGCCACCGTCGCCCGTATGATCCAGGCCGCCGAAGGGCGTGCCACCGGCCTCCACTACGGCACCTTCGACTACAGCGCCTGCCTCGGCGTCTCCGCCGCCTACCAGGCAGGCGACCACCCTGCCGCGGACCACGCCAAGGCCGTCATGCAGGTCGCCGCGGCGGGCACCGGCGTCCGCGTCTCGGACGGCTCGACCAACGTCCTGCCGGTCGGCCCGACCGCCAAGGTCCACGACGCCTGGCGGCTGCACCACGGCCTCACCCGCCGCGCCCTGGCCCGCGCCTACTACCAGGGCTGGGACATGCACCCCGGCCACCTCCCCACCCGCTACGCCGCCGTCTTCGCCTTCTACCGCGAGGGCTTCGAGCAGGCCGCGGCCCGGCTCGCCCGCTACGCCAACCGCACCGGCGGCGACGTCATGGACGAGCCCGCCACCGCCAAGGCCCTCAGCGGCTACCTGCTGCGCGGCCTGGACTGCGGCGCCCTCGACATCGCCGAGGTCGCCCGCCTCACCGGCCTGACCCGCACCGACCTGGAGGGCTACGCGGCCCCCCGACGCGGCGACCTGACGGTCTCGGGCAAGTAG
- a CDS encoding LacI family DNA-binding transcriptional regulator, protein MPETTRRAAQLTGTRYGNRPTMKDVAARAGVGLKTVSRVVNGEPGVTPDTERRVQEAIDALGFRRNDSARVLRKGRTASIGLVLEDLADPFYGPLSRAVEEVARAHGALLINGSSAEDPDREQELALALCARRVDGLVVIPAGDDHRYLEPEIRAGVATVFVDRPAGKIDADVVLSDNHGGARDGVAHLIAHGHRRVGFIGDMPRIHTAAERLRGYRAAMEDAGIAVEERWMSLGATDPERVRRAAEEMLSGPAPVTAIFTGNNRVTVTVIRVLAGHSRPVALVGFDDIELADLLQPGVTVVAQDAAALGRTAAERLFRQLDGSLVAPERIELPTRLITRGSGELPPAC, encoded by the coding sequence GTGCCCGAGACCACCCGCCGCGCAGCACAGCTCACCGGGACCCGTTACGGCAACCGCCCGACCATGAAGGACGTGGCGGCCCGGGCGGGGGTGGGCCTGAAGACGGTGTCCCGCGTGGTCAACGGCGAGCCCGGGGTCACCCCGGACACCGAGCGCCGCGTCCAGGAGGCGATCGACGCGCTGGGCTTCCGCCGCAACGACAGCGCGCGGGTGCTGCGCAAGGGCCGTACGGCCAGCATCGGCCTGGTCCTCGAAGATCTGGCGGACCCCTTCTACGGGCCGCTGAGCCGCGCGGTCGAGGAGGTGGCCCGCGCCCACGGCGCCCTGCTGATCAACGGGTCGAGCGCCGAGGACCCGGACCGTGAGCAGGAGCTGGCGCTGGCCCTGTGCGCGCGGCGGGTCGACGGTCTGGTGGTGATCCCGGCCGGGGACGACCACCGTTACCTGGAGCCGGAGATCCGGGCGGGCGTGGCCACCGTGTTCGTGGACCGCCCCGCCGGGAAGATCGACGCCGACGTCGTCCTGTCCGACAACCACGGCGGCGCCCGCGACGGCGTGGCCCACCTGATCGCGCACGGGCACCGCCGGGTCGGTTTCATCGGCGACATGCCGCGCATCCACACCGCCGCCGAGCGGCTGCGCGGCTACCGGGCCGCGATGGAGGACGCCGGGATAGCGGTCGAGGAGCGGTGGATGTCCCTCGGCGCGACGGACCCCGAGCGGGTGCGCCGGGCGGCCGAGGAGATGCTGTCCGGCCCCGCTCCGGTCACGGCGATCTTCACGGGCAACAACCGGGTGACGGTCACCGTGATCCGGGTTCTCGCCGGGCACTCCCGTCCGGTCGCCCTGGTGGGCTTCGACGACATCGAGCTGGCCGATCTGCTCCAGCCGGGCGTGACGGTCGTCGCCCAGGACGCGGCGGCGCTGGGCCGGACCGCTGCCGAGCGGCTCTTCCGCCAGCTGGACGGCAGCCTCGTGGCGCCGGAGCGCATCGAGCTGCCGACCCGCCTGATCACCCGCGGTTCCGGCGAGCTGCCGCCGGCCTGCTGA
- a CDS encoding electron transfer flavoprotein subunit beta/FixA family protein codes for MSLRIVVTVKYVPDATGDRHFADDLTVDRDDVDGLLSELDEYAVEQALQIAEEADDAEVTVLTIGPEDAKDALRKALSMGAHKAIHVEDDDLHGTDAIGTSLVLAKAIEKAGFDLVVSGMASTDGTMGVVPALVAERLGVPQVTLLSEVSVEDGTVKGRRDGDAASEQLEAQLPALVSVTDQSGEARYPSFKGIMAAKKKPVESWDLSDLDIEAEEVGLDGAFTKVEAANERPARTAGTIVKDEGEGGKQLAEFLAGQKFI; via the coding sequence GTGAGCTTGAGGATCGTTGTCACTGTGAAGTACGTGCCCGACGCCACTGGCGACCGGCACTTCGCCGATGACCTGACCGTCGACCGCGACGACGTGGACGGTCTGCTCTCCGAACTGGACGAGTACGCGGTCGAGCAGGCGCTGCAGATCGCGGAGGAGGCGGACGACGCCGAGGTCACCGTGCTGACCATCGGCCCCGAGGACGCCAAGGACGCGCTGCGCAAGGCGCTGTCCATGGGTGCCCACAAGGCCATCCACGTCGAGGACGACGACCTGCACGGTACCGACGCCATCGGCACCTCCCTGGTGCTGGCCAAGGCCATCGAGAAGGCCGGCTTCGACCTGGTCGTCTCCGGCATGGCCTCCACCGACGGCACCATGGGCGTCGTCCCGGCGCTGGTCGCCGAGCGTCTGGGCGTCCCGCAGGTGACCCTGCTCTCCGAGGTCTCCGTCGAGGACGGCACGGTCAAGGGCCGCCGCGACGGCGACGCCGCCTCGGAGCAGCTCGAGGCGCAGCTCCCGGCCCTCGTCTCCGTGACGGACCAGTCGGGCGAGGCCCGCTACCCGTCCTTCAAGGGCATCATGGCGGCCAAGAAGAAGCCGGTGGAGTCCTGGGACCTGTCCGACCTGGACATCGAGGCCGAGGAGGTCGGTCTCGACGGTGCGTTCACCAAGGTCGAGGCCGCGAACGAGCGTCCGGCCCGCACGGCCGGCACCATCGTCAAGGACGAGGGCGAGGGCGGCAAGCAGCTCGCTGAGTTCCTCGCGGGCCAGAAGTTCATCTAA
- a CDS encoding ROK family protein gives MHTDLVAALDIGGTKIAGALVDAHGRIEARAQRATPARQDGETVMRAVEGVLGDLVGSPLWGRAGSVGIGSAGPVDASAGTVSPVNVPGWRDFPLVERVRAATGGLPVELIGDGVAITAAEHWQGAARGHDNALCMVVSTGVGGGLVLGGRLHPGPTGNAGHIGHISVDLDGDPCPCGARGCVERIASGPNIARRALERGWRPGPDGDTSAAAVAAAARTGDPVAVASFERAAQALAAGIAATATLVEIDIAVIGGGVGKAGDILLTPLRKALADYATLSFVQRLTVVPAQMGTDAGLVGAAAAALARTADATTAGV, from the coding sequence ATGCACACCGACCTAGTGGCGGCCCTGGACATCGGCGGCACCAAGATCGCCGGCGCGCTGGTGGACGCGCACGGACGGATCGAGGCCCGCGCGCAGCGTGCGACGCCCGCGCGCCAGGACGGCGAAACGGTCATGCGGGCCGTCGAAGGGGTGCTCGGCGACCTCGTCGGATCGCCCCTGTGGGGACGCGCCGGTTCGGTCGGCATCGGCAGCGCGGGCCCGGTGGACGCCTCCGCGGGCACCGTCAGCCCCGTCAACGTGCCGGGCTGGCGCGACTTCCCGCTGGTCGAGCGGGTCCGCGCGGCCACCGGCGGCCTGCCGGTCGAACTGATCGGCGACGGCGTCGCCATCACCGCGGCCGAGCACTGGCAGGGCGCCGCCCGCGGCCACGACAACGCGCTGTGCATGGTGGTCTCGACGGGTGTCGGCGGCGGTCTCGTCCTCGGCGGCCGGCTGCACCCCGGCCCGACCGGCAACGCCGGGCACATCGGTCACATCAGCGTCGACCTCGACGGCGACCCGTGCCCGTGCGGTGCGCGCGGCTGCGTCGAGCGCATCGCCAGTGGCCCCAACATCGCCCGCCGCGCGCTGGAGCGCGGCTGGCGGCCGGGCCCGGACGGGGACACGTCCGCGGCGGCGGTGGCGGCGGCCGCCCGCACGGGCGACCCGGTCGCCGTGGCCTCCTTCGAGCGGGCCGCACAGGCCCTGGCCGCCGGGATCGCCGCCACGGCGACCCTGGTGGAGATCGACATCGCCGTGATCGGCGGCGGGGTGGGCAAGGCCGGCGACATCCTCCTCACCCCGCTGCGCAAGGCCCTCGCCGACTACGCGACCCTTTCCTTCGTGCAGCGGCTGACGGTGGTGCCCGCACAGATGGGCACGGACGCGGGGCTGGTCGGCGCCGCCGCCGCCGCGCTGGCCCGCACGGCCGACGCGACCACGGCCGGAGTCTGA
- a CDS encoding electron transfer flavoprotein subunit alpha/FixB family protein, with translation MAEVLVYVDHVDGAVRKPTLELLTLARRIGEPVAVALGNGAADTAAVLGEHGAVKVLTHDASEYADYLVVPKVDALQAAYEAVSPAAVLVPSSAEGKEVAARLALRIGSGIITDAVDLEAGDESPVATQSVFAASFTTKSRVIKGTPVITVKPNSAAVEAAPAAGAVEALSVSFSDKATGTKVTGRTPRESTGRPELTEAAIVVSGGRGVNGAENFSIIEALADSLGAAVGASRAAVDAGWYPHTNQVGQTGKSVSPQLYIANGISGAIQHRAGMQTSKTIVAVNKDAEAPIFDLVDYGVVGDLFDVVPQLTEEIKSRKG, from the coding sequence ATGGCTGAAGTCCTCGTCTACGTCGACCACGTGGACGGCGCCGTCCGCAAGCCCACCCTGGAGCTGCTGACCCTGGCCCGCCGCATCGGCGAGCCCGTCGCCGTCGCCCTCGGCAACGGCGCCGCCGACACCGCCGCCGTGCTCGGCGAGCACGGCGCGGTCAAGGTCCTCACCCACGACGCGTCCGAGTACGCCGACTACCTGGTCGTGCCGAAGGTGGACGCGCTGCAGGCCGCCTACGAGGCCGTCTCCCCGGCCGCCGTGCTGGTCCCGTCCTCCGCCGAGGGCAAGGAGGTCGCCGCCCGTCTGGCGCTGCGCATCGGCTCCGGCATCATCACCGACGCCGTCGACCTGGAGGCCGGTGACGAGAGTCCGGTGGCCACCCAGTCGGTGTTCGCCGCGTCCTTCACCACCAAGTCCCGTGTCATCAAGGGCACCCCGGTCATCACGGTCAAGCCGAACTCGGCCGCCGTCGAGGCCGCCCCGGCCGCCGGCGCGGTCGAGGCCCTGTCCGTGTCCTTCTCGGACAAGGCGACCGGCACCAAGGTCACCGGCCGCACCCCGCGCGAGTCGACGGGCCGCCCGGAGCTGACCGAGGCCGCGATCGTCGTCTCCGGTGGCCGTGGCGTCAACGGTGCCGAGAACTTCTCGATCATCGAGGCGCTCGCCGACTCCCTCGGCGCGGCCGTCGGCGCCTCGCGTGCCGCCGTCGACGCCGGCTGGTACCCGCACACCAACCAGGTCGGCCAGACCGGCAAGTCGGTCTCGCCGCAGCTGTACATCGCCAACGGCATCTCCGGCGCGATCCAGCACCGCGCCGGCATGCAGACCTCGAAGACGATCGTGGCCGTCAACAAGGACGCCGAGGCCCCGATCTTCGACCTGGTCGACTACGGCGTGGTCGGCGACCTCTTCGACGTCGTCCCGCAGCTGACCGAGGAGATCAAGTCCCGCAAGGGCTGA
- a CDS encoding NUDIX hydrolase produces the protein MTVVWINGAFGAGKTTTARELIELIPNSTLFDPEVIGGALSHLLPPKRLAEAGDFQDLPIWRRLVIDTAAAMLAELGGTLVVPMTLLRQEYRDEIFGGLAARRIPVRHVLLAPAETILRARIAGREIPPDMPDGDMRVRQWAYDRIEPYRAALASWLTADAHLIDTSALSPYETAARVAEAVGSGAVPPCDIVQTPEPTAETLAAGVLLFDEQDRVLLVDPTYKPGWEFPGGVVERGEAPARAGVREVAEETGIRLSEVPRLLVVDWERPVPPGFGGLRLLFDGGRLDSTEAARVLLPGPELRQWRFASEREAADMLPPVRYERLRWALRARERGAALYLEAGIPVTGRPA, from the coding sequence GTGACCGTCGTCTGGATCAACGGCGCGTTCGGTGCGGGGAAGACAACCACCGCACGGGAACTGATCGAACTGATCCCGAACAGCACGCTCTTCGACCCCGAGGTCATCGGTGGAGCGCTCTCGCACCTGTTGCCGCCCAAGCGCCTCGCCGAGGCCGGCGACTTCCAGGACCTGCCGATCTGGCGCAGGCTGGTGATCGACACGGCGGCCGCGATGCTCGCCGAGCTGGGCGGAACCCTCGTCGTCCCCATGACCCTGCTCCGCCAGGAGTACCGCGACGAGATCTTCGGCGGTCTCGCCGCCCGCCGCATCCCCGTACGACATGTGCTGCTCGCCCCGGCTGAAACGATCCTGCGCGCACGGATAGCCGGGCGGGAGATCCCGCCCGACATGCCGGACGGCGACATGCGGGTCCGGCAGTGGGCGTACGACCGGATCGAGCCCTACCGGGCCGCCCTGGCCTCCTGGCTCACCGCCGACGCCCATCTGATCGACACCAGCGCGCTCAGCCCGTACGAGACCGCCGCCAGGGTCGCCGAGGCCGTGGGCAGCGGCGCCGTCCCGCCGTGCGACATCGTGCAGACGCCCGAGCCCACCGCCGAGACGCTGGCCGCCGGGGTGCTCCTCTTCGACGAGCAGGACCGGGTCCTGCTCGTGGACCCCACCTACAAGCCCGGCTGGGAGTTCCCCGGCGGCGTGGTCGAGCGCGGCGAGGCACCCGCCCGCGCCGGTGTGCGCGAGGTCGCCGAGGAGACCGGCATACGCCTGAGCGAGGTGCCCCGGCTGCTCGTCGTGGACTGGGAGCGGCCGGTGCCCCCCGGCTTCGGCGGACTGCGCCTGCTCTTCGACGGCGGCCGGCTGGACTCGACGGAGGCCGCCCGGGTGCTGCTGCCGGGTCCCGAGCTGCGGCAGTGGCGGTTCGCGAGCGAGCGGGAGGCGGCCGACATGCTGCCGCCGGTCCGCTACGAACGCCTGCGCTGGGCCCTCAGAGCCCGCGAGCGCGGCGCGGCGCTCTACCTGGAGGCCGGCATACCGGTCACGGGCCGGCCGGCCTGA
- a CDS encoding geranylgeranyl reductase family protein — MSGENSSADDVQRVWDVVVVGAGPAGASAAYAAAVAGRRVLLLEKAELPRYKTCGGGIIGPSRDALPPGFELPFQDRVHAVTFSHNGRFTRTRRSRQMLFGLINRPEFDQQLVEHAQKAGAELRTGVTVQRVEQHGAAVPDRRTVAVVLQGGETVLARAVVGADGSASRIGAHVGVKLDQVDLGLEAEIPVPATVAEDWKGRVLIDWGPMPGSYGWVFPKGDTLTVGVISARGEGAATKRYLEDFVARLGLSGFEPSISSGHLTRCRADDSPLSRGRVLVCGDAAGLLEPWTREGISFALRSGRLAGEWAVRISEAHDAVDARRQALNYAFAIKAGLGVEMSVGKRMLAAFERRPGLFHAALTGFRPAWRAFRDITRGSTSLGELIRSHPLAQRALTAFDRTPAAPAEEPVTS, encoded by the coding sequence GTGAGCGGCGAGAACTCTTCGGCGGACGACGTGCAGCGGGTGTGGGACGTCGTCGTGGTGGGCGCGGGACCCGCGGGGGCCTCGGCGGCCTACGCGGCGGCGGTCGCGGGGCGACGCGTGCTGTTGCTGGAGAAAGCCGAGTTGCCCCGCTACAAAACGTGCGGCGGCGGCATCATCGGCCCCTCGCGCGACGCGCTGCCCCCCGGGTTCGAGCTGCCCTTCCAGGACCGCGTGCACGCGGTCACCTTCTCCCACAACGGGCGCTTCACGCGCACCCGGCGCTCCAGGCAGATGCTGTTCGGACTGATCAACCGGCCCGAGTTCGACCAGCAACTGGTCGAGCACGCCCAGAAGGCGGGCGCCGAACTGCGCACGGGCGTCACCGTGCAGCGCGTCGAGCAGCACGGCGCCGCGGTGCCGGACCGGCGCACGGTCGCCGTGGTGCTCCAGGGTGGCGAGACGGTGCTGGCCCGCGCGGTCGTCGGCGCCGACGGCAGCGCCAGCCGGATAGGGGCGCACGTCGGCGTGAAGCTGGACCAGGTCGACCTCGGCCTCGAGGCGGAGATCCCGGTCCCGGCGACGGTCGCCGAGGACTGGAAGGGGCGGGTGCTCATCGACTGGGGCCCGATGCCCGGCAGTTACGGCTGGGTGTTCCCCAAGGGCGACACCCTCACGGTCGGCGTGATCTCGGCCCGTGGCGAAGGCGCCGCGACCAAGCGGTACTTGGAGGACTTCGTCGCGCGGCTGGGCCTCTCGGGCTTCGAGCCGAGCATCTCCTCGGGGCATCTGACCCGCTGCCGCGCCGACGACTCGCCGCTGTCCCGCGGCCGGGTGCTGGTCTGCGGCGACGCGGCCGGGCTGCTGGAGCCGTGGACCCGAGAGGGCATCTCCTTCGCGCTGCGCTCGGGCCGGCTGGCCGGGGAGTGGGCCGTGCGGATCTCCGAGGCGCACGACGCGGTCGACGCCCGGCGCCAGGCCCTGAACTACGCGTTCGCCATCAAGGCGGGACTCGGCGTGGAGATGAGCGTCGGCAAGCGCATGCTGGCCGCGTTCGAACGGCGCCCCGGCCTCTTCCACGCGGCCCTCACCGGCTTCCGCCCGGCCTGGCGGGCGTTCCGTGACATCACGCGCGGCTCGACCTCCCTGGGCGAGCTGATCCGGTCGCACCCCCTCGCTCAGCGCGCCCTGACCGCCTTCG
- a CDS encoding TlpA family protein disulfide reductase: protein MHACDQDEGDGRSARVRGRDDGKRLGAAELGGEPGERATLVQFSSAFCAPCRATRRVLGEVAAMVPGVVHVEIDAEARLDLVRALGILRTPTVLVLDADGTEVRRATGQPRRADVIAALGEAL from the coding sequence ATGCATGCTTGTGATCAGGACGAGGGCGACGGAAGGAGCGCGCGGGTGCGCGGGCGGGACGACGGCAAACGGCTCGGGGCGGCCGAGCTGGGCGGTGAACCGGGGGAGCGGGCCACGCTCGTGCAGTTCTCCAGTGCCTTCTGCGCGCCCTGCAGAGCCACCCGGCGTGTCCTCGGCGAGGTCGCCGCGATGGTCCCGGGCGTGGTCCACGTCGAGATCGACGCCGAGGCCCGGCTGGACCTCGTGCGCGCGCTGGGCATCCTCAGGACGCCCACCGTGCTGGTCCTGGACGCGGACGGCACGGAGGTCCGGCGCGCCACCGGTCAGCCCCGCAGGGCCGACGTCATCGCGGCCCTGGGCGAGGCGTTGTGA
- a CDS encoding flavin reductase family protein, which translates to MTATPDLGTYQLASPDLLRATFRRHAAGVAVITAAGVRGPVGFTATSLTSVSAEPPIVSFGIGAGASSWPTVAETEHVGIHILGEHQSDLAATFARSGADRFGAPTAWREGPNGVPVLDDVQAWLVCRITGRVPAGDHRIVLAQVVLGDSTGPGRPLLYHQGRFNGLRD; encoded by the coding sequence ATGACGGCCACACCCGATCTCGGCACCTACCAGCTCGCCTCCCCCGACCTCCTGCGCGCCACCTTCCGCCGGCACGCCGCCGGCGTCGCCGTGATCACCGCGGCCGGCGTCCGGGGCCCGGTCGGGTTCACCGCCACCTCGCTGACCTCCGTGTCGGCCGAGCCCCCGATCGTCTCGTTCGGCATCGGCGCCGGGGCGTCCAGCTGGCCCACCGTGGCCGAGACCGAACACGTCGGCATCCACATACTCGGCGAGCACCAGAGCGACCTGGCCGCCACCTTCGCCCGCAGCGGCGCCGACCGCTTCGGCGCTCCCACCGCCTGGCGCGAGGGCCCGAACGGCGTACCCGTCCTGGACGACGTGCAGGCCTGGCTGGTCTGCCGGATCACCGGCCGCGTCCCGGCCGGTGACCACCGCATCGTGCTCGCGCAGGTGGTGCTCGGCGACTCCACGGGCCCCGGGCGGCCCCTCCTCTACCACCAGGGCCGGTTCAACGGCCTGCGGGATTGA
- a CDS encoding dipeptidase, with product MSSNPVAETVASLLPRAKTELTELVAFKSVADFAQFPKSESEGAANWIAGALRAEGFVDVALLDTPDGTQSVYGYLPGPEGAKTVLLYAHYDVQPPLDEAGWTTPPFELTERNGRWYGRGTADCKGGLIMHLLALRALKADGGVPVHVKVIVEGSEEQGTGGLERYAEQHPELLTADTIVIGDAGNFRVGLPTVTTTLRGMTLLRVQVDTLGGNLHSGQFGGAAPDALAALVRILDSLRAEDGSTTVDGLDAGARWEGLEYTEEQFRKDAKVLEGVGLIGDGSVADRIWARPAVTVLGIDCPPVVGATPSVQAGARALISLRVPPGVDAAEATKLLQAHIEAHTPWGARVSTEQIGQGQAFRADTSSPAYQAMADAMAVAYPGETMQYAGQGGSIPLCNTLAGLYPQAEILLIGLSEPEAQIHAVNESVSPQELERLSVAEALFLRNYAAG from the coding sequence ATGTCGTCGAATCCGGTCGCCGAGACCGTCGCCTCGCTGCTGCCCCGGGCGAAGACGGAGCTGACCGAACTGGTCGCCTTCAAGTCGGTGGCGGATTTCGCGCAGTTCCCGAAGAGCGAGAGCGAGGGCGCGGCGAACTGGATCGCCGGCGCCCTGCGCGCCGAGGGCTTCGTGGACGTGGCCCTCCTCGACACCCCCGACGGCACGCAGTCGGTGTACGGGTACCTGCCGGGCCCGGAGGGCGCCAAAACGGTTCTGCTCTACGCGCACTACGACGTCCAGCCGCCGCTCGACGAGGCCGGCTGGACCACTCCGCCGTTCGAGCTGACCGAGCGGAACGGCCGCTGGTACGGCCGCGGGACCGCCGACTGCAAGGGCGGCCTGATCATGCACCTGCTCGCGCTGCGCGCGCTGAAGGCCGACGGCGGCGTGCCCGTCCATGTGAAGGTGATCGTCGAGGGCTCGGAGGAGCAGGGCACCGGCGGTCTGGAGCGGTACGCCGAGCAGCACCCCGAGCTGCTGACGGCCGACACCATCGTGATCGGCGACGCGGGCAACTTCCGCGTGGGCCTGCCGACGGTGACCACGACCCTGCGCGGCATGACGCTTCTCCGGGTCCAGGTCGACACCCTCGGCGGCAACCTGCACTCGGGCCAGTTCGGCGGTGCCGCCCCGGACGCCCTGGCCGCGCTGGTCCGGATCCTGGACTCGCTGCGCGCCGAGGACGGCTCGACCACGGTCGACGGCCTGGACGCCGGCGCGCGGTGGGAGGGTCTGGAGTACACCGAGGAGCAGTTCCGCAAGGACGCCAAGGTGCTGGAGGGTGTGGGCCTGATCGGCGACGGCTCGGTGGCCGACCGCATCTGGGCCCGGCCGGCCGTCACCGTGCTCGGCATCGACTGCCCGCCGGTCGTGGGTGCCACCCCGTCCGTCCAGGCGGGCGCCCGCGCCCTGATCAGCCTGCGGGTCCCGCCGGGCGTGGACGCGGCCGAGGCCACCAAGCTGCTGCAGGCCCACATCGAGGCGCACACCCCGTGGGGCGCCCGGGTGAGCACCGAGCAGATCGGCCAGGGCCAGGCGTTCCGCGCCGACACCTCGAGCCCCGCCTACCAGGCCATGGCCGACGCGATGGCCGTCGCCTACCCCGGCGAGACCATGCAGTACGCCGGTCAGGGCGGCTCCATCCCGCTGTGCAACACCCTCGCCGGCCTCTACCCGCAGGCGGAGATCCTGCTGATCGGCCTCAGCGAGCCGGAGGCGCAGATCCACGCGGTCAACGAGAGCGTGTCCCCGCAGGAGCTGGAGCGGCTGTCGGTCGCCGAGGCGCTGTTCCTGCGCAACTACGCGGCGGGCTGA
- a CDS encoding MBL fold metallo-hydrolase, translating to MDVVELLPRLHLLRFAVGQAYLWHDGGESTLIDAGAVGAGRAIADALTALGRAPRDVRRIVLTHFHEDHAGGAGEFAALSGAEVLAHRLDAPFVRGEHPGPPPRFEDWELPLHAAAAAHLPAGEPVRPPVVTAVSDGDLLDFGGGARVVHVPGHTDGSIALFLPAEGVLFTGDTVAASPVDGAVIPGVFNLDRPRLLTGFHRLAALDPDVACFGHGEPVLGGASAALRRAAARHPAAG from the coding sequence ATGGACGTCGTCGAACTGCTCCCCCGCCTCCACCTGCTGCGCTTCGCCGTCGGCCAGGCCTACCTCTGGCACGACGGCGGGGAGTCGACCCTGATCGACGCGGGCGCCGTCGGTGCGGGGCGGGCGATCGCCGACGCGCTCACGGCGCTGGGCCGCGCACCCCGTGACGTACGGCGGATCGTGCTGACCCACTTCCACGAGGACCACGCGGGCGGAGCGGGCGAGTTCGCCGCGCTCAGCGGCGCCGAGGTGCTGGCCCACCGGCTGGACGCGCCGTTCGTGCGGGGTGAACACCCGGGCCCGCCCCCGCGGTTCGAGGACTGGGAACTGCCCCTCCACGCGGCCGCCGCCGCACACCTTCCCGCCGGCGAGCCGGTCCGCCCGCCGGTTGTCACGGCGGTGTCCGACGGTGACCTGCTGGACTTCGGCGGCGGCGCCCGGGTGGTGCACGTCCCCGGGCACACGGACGGCAGCATCGCCCTGTTCCTGCCCGCCGAGGGCGTGCTGTTCACGGGTGACACGGTGGCCGCCTCACCGGTCGACGGGGCGGTGATCCCGGGCGTGTTCAACCTCGACCGGCCCCGGCTGCTGACCGGCTTCCACCGGCTGGCCGCCCTGGACCCGGACGTGGCGTGCTTCGGCCACGGGGAGCCGGTGCTCGGCGGAGCGTCGGCGGCACTGCGCCGGGCGGCGGCCCGCCACCCGGCCGCCGGGTGA